One Calditrichota bacterium DNA segment encodes these proteins:
- a CDS encoding helix-turn-helix domain-containing protein produces MQKLKKEFEQLRKENIHFIAVSNSEWYSLFKDEIRNSIAIEGIFANRNELLDVLERNKRTDTQKTAAILGYFESASSVYEYANNLFKENEFKLRLADIKQIHSLLMRYEKQIGTFQGTLGDFRKGDVEVIESHFTPVKAPFLNQTMKLFVKWVNEKLSDDDYDKLKLATISHVLFETIHPFRDGNGRVGRILLSFLFIGCGYVNIAIKGTNKENRNKYYEALEIADDQCELLLRAIESGKKVSTKDMDRYLEKSDISLLKKIIEDRLKDALERLKRRESLAFAKDALLPLRDAAKFFHYSQDYLRKLINNDKLPAQKKGKLWYVRVRDVEKYLESLSK; encoded by the coding sequence ATGCAAAAGTTGAAAAAAGAATTTGAGCAGTTAAGAAAAGAGAATATCCATTTTATTGCTGTATCCAACAGTGAATGGTATTCGCTATTTAAAGACGAAATCAGAAATTCTATTGCCATCGAGGGCATTTTCGCCAACCGCAATGAATTACTTGACGTACTGGAACGAAATAAACGGACGGATACACAAAAGACAGCAGCCATATTGGGCTATTTTGAGTCTGCCAGTTCTGTTTATGAGTATGCGAATAATCTTTTCAAAGAAAACGAATTCAAACTGCGTCTGGCAGACATCAAACAAATTCATTCTCTTCTGATGCGATACGAAAAGCAGATCGGCACCTTTCAGGGAACATTGGGAGATTTCCGAAAAGGCGACGTTGAAGTCATTGAATCCCATTTTACTCCTGTGAAAGCTCCTTTTTTGAACCAGACGATGAAATTATTTGTCAAATGGGTTAATGAAAAATTAAGTGATGATGATTATGATAAGTTGAAACTTGCCACAATCAGTCATGTACTGTTTGAAACGATTCATCCCTTTCGCGATGGAAACGGCAGAGTGGGCAGGATTTTGCTTTCCTTTTTGTTCATCGGCTGCGGTTATGTGAACATCGCCATCAAAGGAACGAATAAGGAAAATCGGAATAAATATTACGAGGCGTTGGAAATCGCGGATGATCAATGTGAGCTGCTGCTTCGTGCTATTGAAAGCGGGAAAAAAGTCAGCACAAAAGATATGGATCGCTATCTTGAAAAAAGTGACATCTCATTGTTGAAAAAAATTATTGAAGATCGTTTAAAGGATGCACTTGAGCGATTGAAAAGAAGGGAATCGCTCGCATTTGCAAAAGATGCTTTGCTGCCGTTACGGGATGCGGCAAAATTTTTTCATTATTCTCAGGATTATTTGAGGAAATTAATAAATAATGACAAGCTGCCAGCCCAAAAAAAAGGCAAATTGTGGTATGTTCGGGTTCGGGATGTTGAGAAGTATCTGGAAAGTTTATCGAAATAG
- a CDS encoding chemotaxis protein CheA, translating to MENFVELYKEETKELLNDIQDTLLELEEKPKDRELIDRVFRAMHNMKGNGAMFGFDNISAFTHDIETVYDKVREGELPVTPELINLTLEACDQINLMLLKPGADIGKQKEKVDTTLQGFAQLLPQKDQQSRVKSVSSAIAADKRADEKKSATYFIHFVPHEDIFLSGMNPILLLKELLELGSGHVIAHWDRLPEFEEMNPEKCYLYWTIILTTSEDVRAIQDVFIFVEDESVIRIETLDGEGKFSAKDIEKIKNTLIAEKGLSFEKLSQLLANKDQDESAAATQKTAEKPIREKKEEKKLTPSSAKMRVECEQASAIRVSSEKLDNLINLVGELVTAQASLAQTVLKNNDSRYLAIAEELERLTAGLRDIAMEIRLIPLGSLFGKYRRLVRDLARTQKKEINFVFEGGETELDKTIIDRLGDPLVHLIRNSIDHGIELPEIREKNGKPRAGTIRISARQSGADVWIQISDDGKGMDPEKIHARAVEKGIVPANLPLSTSEILQLIFKPGFSTAEEVSDISGRGVGMDVVKKNVKDLRGTVSVKSEVGKGTTISLRLPLTLGIIDGLVIKAGSERFVLPISVVQDCQEFYVEGTTRFKHREILEIRGEVISYIRLREHFAISGNPPERGHLVIAQVNDQKIGIVVDEIEGEHQIVIKSLGKLYRNVDGLSGATILGDGSVALILDAGKLIEIAEKEEFAQVQNL from the coding sequence ATGGAAAATTTTGTTGAACTTTACAAAGAAGAGACAAAAGAGCTGCTGAATGATATTCAGGACACGTTGCTGGAATTGGAGGAGAAACCAAAAGATCGGGAACTGATCGATCGGGTTTTTCGGGCGATGCACAATATGAAAGGCAACGGCGCCATGTTCGGCTTTGACAATATTTCTGCCTTCACCCACGACATTGAAACTGTTTACGACAAAGTTCGGGAAGGCGAACTTCCCGTCACACCTGAATTGATAAATTTAACTTTGGAAGCCTGCGACCAGATTAATTTGATGCTGCTCAAACCCGGCGCTGATATTGGCAAACAAAAAGAAAAAGTCGATACGACTTTGCAGGGGTTTGCCCAATTGCTTCCCCAAAAAGACCAGCAGTCCCGTGTTAAAAGTGTCAGTTCTGCGATTGCAGCAGATAAGCGCGCTGATGAGAAAAAGAGCGCTACTTATTTTATTCATTTTGTGCCTCACGAAGATATTTTTCTTTCCGGCATGAATCCGATTTTGTTGCTCAAAGAACTGCTCGAGCTTGGCTCCGGTCATGTGATTGCTCATTGGGATAGACTCCCCGAATTTGAAGAAATGAATCCTGAAAAATGTTATCTCTACTGGACGATCATTTTGACGACCTCTGAAGATGTGCGAGCGATTCAAGATGTTTTTATTTTTGTTGAAGATGAGAGCGTAATTCGCATTGAGACGCTTGATGGCGAAGGAAAATTTTCAGCGAAAGACATTGAAAAAATTAAAAATACTCTGATTGCTGAAAAGGGATTGTCGTTTGAGAAACTGAGTCAACTTCTTGCAAATAAAGACCAAGACGAGTCAGCGGCAGCGACGCAAAAGACTGCTGAAAAACCTATCCGTGAGAAAAAGGAAGAGAAAAAATTAACCCCGTCTTCCGCGAAAATGCGCGTGGAATGCGAGCAGGCGTCTGCGATTCGGGTTTCTTCGGAAAAATTGGATAACTTAATTAATTTGGTCGGCGAACTGGTGACAGCTCAGGCGAGTCTGGCGCAGACTGTGCTGAAAAACAACGACAGCCGCTATTTGGCGATAGCCGAGGAGTTGGAACGGCTCACGGCCGGCTTGCGCGACATTGCCATGGAAATCCGACTTATTCCCCTCGGGTCTCTTTTCGGCAAATACAGGCGATTGGTGAGAGACCTGGCGCGCACGCAGAAAAAAGAAATCAATTTTGTTTTTGAAGGCGGCGAGACAGAATTGGACAAAACAATCATCGATCGTCTCGGCGACCCCTTAGTGCATTTGATTCGTAACAGCATCGATCATGGCATCGAGCTTCCGGAAATTCGCGAAAAAAACGGCAAGCCACGGGCAGGAACAATCCGCATTTCAGCGCGACAGAGCGGCGCTGACGTCTGGATTCAAATTTCCGACGACGGAAAGGGCATGGATCCGGAAAAAATTCACGCGCGGGCAGTGGAAAAAGGCATCGTTCCGGCAAATCTGCCTCTGAGCACATCGGAAATTTTGCAGCTTATTTTCAAGCCGGGATTTTCCACGGCGGAAGAAGTGAGCGATATTTCCGGCCGCGGCGTGGGAATGGATGTTGTCAAAAAAAATGTGAAAGATTTGCGGGGCACGGTGTCCGTGAAAAGTGAGGTAGGAAAAGGCACAACTATCTCTCTGCGGCTGCCGTTGACGCTGGGGATCATCGATGGCCTGGTGATTAAAGCCGGCAGTGAGAGATTTGTACTGCCGATTTCAGTGGTACAGGATTGTCAGGAATTTTACGTCGAGGGGACTACTCGATTCAAACATCGGGAGATTCTTGAAATTCGCGGCGAGGTCATCTCGTACATTCGCTTGCGGGAACATTTCGCTATTTCGGGAAATCCGCCGGAAAGGGGACATCTGGTCATCGCCCAGGTGAATGATCAAAAAATCGGCATTGTGGTGGATGAAATCGAAGGCGAGCATCAAATCGTGATAAAATCTCTGGGAAAATTGTACCGAAATGTGGACGGACTTTCCGGCGCGACGATTTTGGGAGATGGCTCTGTGGCGCTGATTTTAGATGCCGGGAAGTTGATCGAAATTGCAGAAAAAGAAGAATTTGCTCAGGTTCAAAATTTATGA
- a CDS encoding response regulator — protein MSLKTIMTVDDSPSVRQFVKMTLQSAGFEVVEAEDGKDALQKMDGSPIHLAFVDLNMPNMNGIEFIKAVRSHEKYRFIPLIMLTTESQMSKKQEGKKVGATGWIVKPFKPEQLLAVVKKVLG, from the coding sequence ATGTCGTTGAAAACGATCATGACCGTCGACGATTCGCCGAGCGTCAGGCAGTTTGTAAAAATGACGCTGCAGAGCGCCGGCTTTGAGGTTGTGGAAGCCGAAGACGGAAAAGATGCGCTGCAAAAAATGGACGGCTCACCAATCCATCTGGCGTTTGTGGATTTGAACATGCCCAACATGAACGGCATCGAATTCATCAAAGCGGTCAGGTCTCACGAAAAGTACCGTTTCATTCCATTGATTATGCTTACCACTGAATCTCAAATGAGCAAAAAACAGGAAGGAAAAAAAGTCGGCGCGACCGGCTGGATCGTCAAACCTTTCAAACCGGAGCAGTTGCTGGCGGTGGTGAAAAAAGTACTTGGCTAA
- a CDS encoding site-specific DNA-methyltransferase, which produces MIEYKKIHLPLSSPLNPEEKSYLQEINRNFKPKEMKVEFSGEGITIFLREIDLNKLHQLEQDVRARYQLDEQKNWLKKIIQRIERIGSYGIHAGRRNFVDYNKERKVKNRAKKEEQRSQYFYARGHQFSGKNNDFPEEFTDRIICGDSEKVLAQLPDNCVDLIFTSPPYNFGLDYEQSQDDHFWENYFDTLFRIFDQCIRVLKFGGRIVVNIQPLFSDYIPSHHIISNFFLNKKLIWKGEILWEKNNYNCKYTSWGSWKSPSSPYLKYTWEFLEIFSKGDLKKSGDKENIDITADDFKKWVVAKWSISPERKMKSYGHPAMFPEELVKRVLQLFSYKNDVILDPFNGVGTTTYVAFSFARRYLGIDISEEYCRKAEQRIAAKLL; this is translated from the coding sequence ATGATTGAATATAAAAAAATACACCTGCCGCTTTCTTCGCCGCTAAATCCCGAAGAAAAAAGTTATCTTCAGGAAATAAACCGGAATTTCAAACCCAAAGAAATGAAAGTGGAATTTTCCGGTGAGGGGATTACTATTTTCCTGCGGGAAATTGATTTGAATAAATTACATCAATTGGAACAAGACGTTCGGGCGCGCTATCAGTTGGATGAGCAGAAAAATTGGCTTAAAAAAATCATTCAACGAATCGAACGCATTGGCAGCTACGGCATTCACGCCGGGCGGAGAAATTTTGTCGATTACAACAAAGAAAGAAAAGTCAAAAACAGGGCGAAAAAAGAAGAGCAACGCAGCCAGTATTTTTACGCTCGTGGCCATCAATTCTCCGGAAAAAACAATGACTTCCCTGAAGAATTCACGGATCGCATCATCTGCGGCGACAGCGAAAAAGTGCTGGCGCAACTACCGGACAATTGCGTGGACCTGATTTTCACGTCGCCGCCGTACAACTTCGGACTGGATTACGAGCAAAGCCAGGACGATCATTTCTGGGAAAATTATTTTGACACACTTTTTCGCATTTTCGACCAATGCATTCGCGTGCTGAAATTCGGCGGCAGAATTGTCGTCAATATTCAACCGCTATTTTCCGATTACATTCCCAGCCATCACATCATCAGTAATTTTTTTCTCAATAAAAAATTAATCTGGAAAGGCGAAATTCTCTGGGAAAAAAACAACTACAACTGCAAATACACCTCGTGGGGAAGCTGGAAAAGTCCGAGCAGCCCCTATTTGAAATACACCTGGGAATTTCTGGAAATTTTCAGCAAGGGTGACTTGAAAAAATCTGGCGACAAAGAAAATATCGACATCACGGCAGACGATTTCAAAAAATGGGTTGTGGCAAAATGGTCTATTTCGCCGGAACGAAAAATGAAATCTTACGGCCATCCCGCCATGTTTCCGGAGGAACTCGTCAAAAGAGTGCTGCAACTTTTTAGCTACAAAAATGACGTTATCCTCGACCCCTTCAACGGCGTGGGCACGACCACCTACGTGGCATTTTCATTTGCGCGCCGCTATCTGGGGATCGACATTTCCGAAGAGTACTGCCGGAAAGCGGAACAGCGCATTGCGGCGAAATTGTTGTGA
- a CDS encoding methyltransferase, which produces MQTSKEIVKNCVKFETPERMPRDLWVLPWAETHFAEQVAEMKQRFPTDFSGTAAVYLPSPREKGDPYAKGEYVDDWGCKFVNFQEGVIGEVKEPMIRDISDWKIVQPPYETLPRNKQQAYDEISRFYEKSEKFVMANLCPRPWERYQFLRGTEEAMVDMMMPEEGGADLLKAIHDFYLKEMEFWVRSDVDAVMFMDDWGSQNQLLIPPRIWRELFKPLYKEYCDMAHAEGKFVFMHSDGYIQEIFTDLVEIGVDAINSQLFTMDFEYLRDNVKGKITFWGEIDRQHVLPSENPQQGRDAVRKVAEYLYDPTGGIVAQLEFGAGANPETVLAVFEEWEKIDQENRR; this is translated from the coding sequence ATGCAGACTTCGAAAGAGATTGTGAAAAATTGTGTGAAATTTGAGACGCCAGAACGGATGCCGCGAGACCTGTGGGTGTTGCCCTGGGCAGAGACACATTTTGCCGAACAAGTCGCTGAAATGAAACAGCGCTTTCCGACAGATTTTAGCGGAACCGCTGCGGTCTATTTGCCCTCGCCGAGAGAAAAAGGCGATCCTTACGCTAAAGGCGAGTATGTCGATGACTGGGGCTGTAAATTTGTCAATTTTCAAGAGGGCGTGATCGGTGAAGTAAAGGAACCGATGATTCGCGACATTTCCGATTGGAAAATTGTTCAGCCGCCCTATGAAACTTTGCCGCGGAACAAACAACAGGCGTACGATGAAATCAGCCGATTTTATGAAAAGAGCGAGAAATTTGTCATGGCGAATCTCTGCCCGCGGCCCTGGGAGCGATACCAATTCCTGCGCGGCACCGAGGAGGCAATGGTCGACATGATGATGCCCGAGGAAGGCGGCGCAGATCTGCTCAAGGCGATTCATGATTTTTATTTGAAGGAAATGGAATTTTGGGTCAGATCCGACGTCGATGCGGTGATGTTCATGGACGACTGGGGCTCACAAAATCAGTTGCTCATTCCGCCGAGAATCTGGAGAGAATTGTTCAAGCCGCTTTACAAAGAATATTGCGACATGGCGCACGCTGAGGGGAAATTTGTTTTTATGCACAGCGACGGCTACATTCAGGAGATTTTCACCGATTTGGTCGAAATTGGCGTGGATGCGATAAATTCCCAGCTTTTTACCATGGATTTCGAGTATTTGCGCGACAATGTGAAGGGAAAAATTACTTTCTGGGGTGAAATCGACCGCCAGCATGTTTTGCCCAGTGAAAACCCGCAGCAAGGCCGCGATGCTGTTCGCAAAGTTGCCGAGTATCTGTACGATCCGACAGGTGGCATCGTCGCTCAATTGGAATTTGGCGCCGGCGCCAATCCGGAGACGGTGTTGGCGGTATTTGAGGAATGGGAAAAAATTGATCAGGAAAATCGGAGATAA
- a CDS encoding TlpA family protein disulfide reductase, which translates to MKRTVIPLVVTSALLIVFLCGFLSENGTRTKKGQQVPEFKVTTLAGKEVAINDLKGKVVLINFFATWCPPCKAEMPHLEKEIWQKYKNRDDFFLISIGREHKAEELVKFKKQKGFTFPIAPDPKRGVYSLFAEKMIPRNYVIDKDGKIALQEIGYNEELFSQLKSTLENLLADK; encoded by the coding sequence ATGAAACGAACTGTCATTCCCCTGGTGGTAACTTCTGCTCTTTTGATCGTTTTTTTGTGTGGATTTTTGTCCGAAAATGGCACTCGTACTAAAAAAGGACAACAAGTACCGGAATTTAAAGTGACAACATTGGCGGGGAAGGAAGTGGCAATTAATGATTTAAAGGGGAAAGTCGTGTTGATAAATTTCTTCGCAACGTGGTGTCCGCCTTGCAAAGCTGAAATGCCCCATCTGGAAAAGGAAATCTGGCAGAAGTATAAAAATCGTGATGATTTTTTCCTGATTTCAATTGGCAGGGAGCACAAGGCAGAGGAATTGGTCAAATTCAAAAAACAAAAAGGCTTTACGTTCCCCATTGCACCTGACCCGAAGCGTGGCGTTTATTCGCTTTTTGCTGAGAAAATGATACCCAGAAATTATGTCATTGATAAAGACGGAAAAATCGCGCTTCAAGAGATTGGGTACAACGAGGAACTATTTTCTCAATTGAAATCAACGTTGGAAAATTTGTTGGCTGACAAATAG
- a CDS encoding RNA pyrophosphohydrolase, producing the protein MNIFKRKYQTSTQKFRAGVGAIIVNANGRVFAGKRKGAVPAWQFPQGGILIGEMPQAAVYREIEEETGIKPESLELIAQNEDLLAYELPPELRSELVRGQIHYWFLFRFIDSDDKITLGDQVEFENWQWMEFDDILSQIVSFKKRVYEQLKTFFEQHVHRGLRGFV; encoded by the coding sequence ATGAATATTTTTAAGCGTAAATATCAGACTTCAACACAAAAATTCCGCGCCGGAGTCGGGGCGATAATTGTAAACGCAAACGGCCGTGTTTTCGCGGGCAAAAGAAAAGGAGCAGTCCCAGCCTGGCAATTTCCGCAAGGCGGCATTCTCATCGGAGAGATGCCTCAGGCTGCTGTTTATCGAGAAATCGAGGAAGAAACCGGCATTAAACCGGAATCTCTTGAGCTCATCGCGCAAAATGAGGATTTGTTAGCCTACGAACTGCCGCCGGAATTGCGTTCGGAGCTTGTACGCGGCCAGATACACTACTGGTTTTTGTTCCGCTTCATTGATTCCGATGACAAAATCACCCTCGGCGATCAGGTTGAATTTGAGAATTGGCAGTGGATGGAATTCGACGATATTCTGTCCCAAATCGTTTCATTCAAAAAGCGGGTTTATGAGCAATTGAAGACTTTTTTCGAACAACATGTTCATCGAGGGCTCCGTGGCTTTGTGTGA